From the Carassius gibelio isolate Cgi1373 ecotype wild population from Czech Republic chromosome B25, carGib1.2-hapl.c, whole genome shotgun sequence genome, one window contains:
- the LOC128014265 gene encoding tyrosine-protein kinase CSK isoform X1, translated as MSTFETIWPPGTECVARYNFPGTADQDLPMCKGDVLTIIGVTKNLSAGASFQDPNWYKAKNAAGREGIIPANYVQKREGVKSGSKLSLMPWFHGKITRDQAERLLYPPETGLFLVRESTNYPGDYTLCVSCDGKVEHYRIIYHNGKLSIDEEEYFENLMQLMEHYTNDADGLCTRLIKPKLMEGTVAAQDEFSRSGWALNRKELKLIQTIGKGEFGDVMVGDYRGKKVAVKCIKHDATAQAFVAEASVMTQLRHNNLVQLLGVIVEEKGSLFIVTEYMSKGSLVDYLRSRGRSVIGGDRLINFSMDVCKAMEYLEANNFVHRDLAARNVLVSEDNMAKVSDFGLTKEASSTQDTAKLPVKWTAPEALREKAFSTKSDVWSYGILLWEIYSFGRVPYPRIPLKEVVPRVEKGYKMDAPDGCPAVVYDMMKLCWTLDPVQRPSFRELSQKLQDIIANELYR; from the exons ATGTCTACCTTTGAG ACAATCTGGCCTCCCGGCACCGAGTGTGTAGCCAGGTACAACTTCCCTGGAACGGCCGACCAGGACTTGCCCATGTGCAAAGGAGATGTCCTTACTATAATTGGAGTAACTAAG AATTTGTCTGCTGGTGCTTCCTTCCAGGATCCAAACTGGTACAAAGCGAAAAACGCAGCAGGACGAGAGGGTATAATACCAGCAAACTATGTTCAGAAGAGAGAAGGAGTGAAATCAGGCAGTAAACTGAGCCTTATGCC ATGGTTCCATGGAAAGATCACACGCGACCAAGCCGAGAGGCTGCTTTACCCCCCAGAGACTGGCCTCTTCCTGGTGCGTGAGAGCACCAACTACCCTGGCGACTACACCCTGTGTGTCAGCTGCGATGGCAAGGTGGAGCATTACCGCATCATCTACCACAACGGCAAACTGTCCATCGATGAGGAGGAGTACTTTGAAAACCTCATGCAGCTCATGGAG CACTACACTAATGATGCAGACGGACTTTGTACCAGACTTATCAAACCTAAACTCATGGAGGGGACTGTGGCGGCCCAGGATGAGTTCTCCAGAA GTGGTTGGGCTCTGAATAGGAAAGAACTGAAGCTCATCCAGACTATCGGAAAGGGAGAGTTTGGAG ATGTGATGGTGGGAGACTACAGAGGCAAGAAAGTAGCGGTGAAGTGCATCAAACATGACGCAACAGCGCAGGCTTTCGTTGCAGAGGCTTCTGTCATGAC GCAACTACGACACAATAACTTGGTACAGCTGCTGGGGGTGATCGTAGAAGAGAAGGGCAGCCTCTTTATCGTCACCGAGTATATGTCCAAG ggtAGTCTAGTGGACTATCTGCGCTCCAGAGGCCGTAGTGTTATTGGTGGAGATCGTTTGATCAATTTCTCAAT GGATGTCTGCAAGGCGATGGAATATCTCGAGGCCAATAACTTTGTGCACAGGGATCTGGCAGCTCGTAATGTTTTAGTGTCAGAAGACAACATGGCAAAAGTCAGCGACTTTGGCCTCACCAAGGAAGCATCATCTACTCAAGATACAGCCAAACTGCCTGTTAAGTGGACTGCCCCTGAGGCCTTAAGGGAGAAG GCGTTTTCCACTAAGTCAGATGTATGGAGTTATGGCATCTTACTGTGGGAGATCTATTCCTTTGGTCGGGTACCTTATCCAAGAATT CCTCTGAAGGAAGTTGTCCCACGCGTAGAGAAGGGTTACAAGATGGACGCCCCAGACGGCTGCCCGGCGGTGGTGTATGACATGATGAAGCTGTGCTGGACTCTGGACCCTGTGCAGCGTCCCAGCTTCAGAGAACTGAGTCAGAAACTTCAAGATATCATAGCCAATGAGCTTTACCGATAA
- the LOC128014265 gene encoding tyrosine-protein kinase CSK isoform X2, which produces MSTFETIWPPGTECVARYNFPGTADQDLPMCKGDVLTIIGVTKDPNWYKAKNAAGREGIIPANYVQKREGVKSGSKLSLMPWFHGKITRDQAERLLYPPETGLFLVRESTNYPGDYTLCVSCDGKVEHYRIIYHNGKLSIDEEEYFENLMQLMEHYTNDADGLCTRLIKPKLMEGTVAAQDEFSRSGWALNRKELKLIQTIGKGEFGDVMVGDYRGKKVAVKCIKHDATAQAFVAEASVMTQLRHNNLVQLLGVIVEEKGSLFIVTEYMSKGSLVDYLRSRGRSVIGGDRLINFSMDVCKAMEYLEANNFVHRDLAARNVLVSEDNMAKVSDFGLTKEASSTQDTAKLPVKWTAPEALREKAFSTKSDVWSYGILLWEIYSFGRVPYPRIPLKEVVPRVEKGYKMDAPDGCPAVVYDMMKLCWTLDPVQRPSFRELSQKLQDIIANELYR; this is translated from the exons ATGTCTACCTTTGAG ACAATCTGGCCTCCCGGCACCGAGTGTGTAGCCAGGTACAACTTCCCTGGAACGGCCGACCAGGACTTGCCCATGTGCAAAGGAGATGTCCTTACTATAATTGGAGTAACTAAG GATCCAAACTGGTACAAAGCGAAAAACGCAGCAGGACGAGAGGGTATAATACCAGCAAACTATGTTCAGAAGAGAGAAGGAGTGAAATCAGGCAGTAAACTGAGCCTTATGCC ATGGTTCCATGGAAAGATCACACGCGACCAAGCCGAGAGGCTGCTTTACCCCCCAGAGACTGGCCTCTTCCTGGTGCGTGAGAGCACCAACTACCCTGGCGACTACACCCTGTGTGTCAGCTGCGATGGCAAGGTGGAGCATTACCGCATCATCTACCACAACGGCAAACTGTCCATCGATGAGGAGGAGTACTTTGAAAACCTCATGCAGCTCATGGAG CACTACACTAATGATGCAGACGGACTTTGTACCAGACTTATCAAACCTAAACTCATGGAGGGGACTGTGGCGGCCCAGGATGAGTTCTCCAGAA GTGGTTGGGCTCTGAATAGGAAAGAACTGAAGCTCATCCAGACTATCGGAAAGGGAGAGTTTGGAG ATGTGATGGTGGGAGACTACAGAGGCAAGAAAGTAGCGGTGAAGTGCATCAAACATGACGCAACAGCGCAGGCTTTCGTTGCAGAGGCTTCTGTCATGAC GCAACTACGACACAATAACTTGGTACAGCTGCTGGGGGTGATCGTAGAAGAGAAGGGCAGCCTCTTTATCGTCACCGAGTATATGTCCAAG ggtAGTCTAGTGGACTATCTGCGCTCCAGAGGCCGTAGTGTTATTGGTGGAGATCGTTTGATCAATTTCTCAAT GGATGTCTGCAAGGCGATGGAATATCTCGAGGCCAATAACTTTGTGCACAGGGATCTGGCAGCTCGTAATGTTTTAGTGTCAGAAGACAACATGGCAAAAGTCAGCGACTTTGGCCTCACCAAGGAAGCATCATCTACTCAAGATACAGCCAAACTGCCTGTTAAGTGGACTGCCCCTGAGGCCTTAAGGGAGAAG GCGTTTTCCACTAAGTCAGATGTATGGAGTTATGGCATCTTACTGTGGGAGATCTATTCCTTTGGTCGGGTACCTTATCCAAGAATT CCTCTGAAGGAAGTTGTCCCACGCGTAGAGAAGGGTTACAAGATGGACGCCCCAGACGGCTGCCCGGCGGTGGTGTATGACATGATGAAGCTGTGCTGGACTCTGGACCCTGTGCAGCGTCCCAGCTTCAGAGAACTGAGTCAGAAACTTCAAGATATCATAGCCAATGAGCTTTACCGATAA
- the LOC128014535 gene encoding enhancer of mRNA-decapping protein 3 isoform X2, whose amino-acid sequence MAADWVGCLVSIHCGATLGVYQGEVSSVDQTSQTISLRHPFHNGVKCTVPEVTFSAMDIKDLKILEIHKSSTEVPKQNGPDTSSTVTLVSGRKDKGGGGAPVSSTPVMVPNKTEPKPQEGGVSPVPHYSKRSSSCRGPNQATPKKNGLKNGGHMKNRDDECFGDGMDDVPDEDFDFEGNLALFDKAAVFSQIDSSERRGNGARSRGTPGEQTPSRYRHDENILEAKPVVYRQITVPQNGTKEYSTDSGLVVPSISFELHKRLLAAAESHGLSLERRLEMTGICASQMALTLLGGPNRLTPKNVHQRPTVALLCGPHVQGAQGISCGRHLANHEVEVILFLPNFVKMLEAITSELALFGKTGGKLVSNVKDLPETPVDLVINCLDSHENGFLREQPWYKAAADWANQNRAPVLSIDPPVSGQAHAVEAKWSLSLGLPLPLSEGAGRVYLCDIGIPRQVFQEVGIKYHSPFGCKFVIPLHSE is encoded by the exons ATGGCAGCAGACTGGGTTGGCTGTCTTGTTTCTATCCACTGTGGAGCAACTTTAGGAGTGTATCAAGGAGAAGTGTCTTCAGTAGATCAGACCAGCCAGACCATCTCTCTCAGACATCCCTTCCACAATGGAGTCAAGTGCACTGTGCCCGAGGTCACCTTCAG TGCCATGGACATTAAAGATCTCAAAATCCTGGAGATCCATAAGAGTTCCACTGAAGTCCCAAAGCAGAATGGTCCAGACACCAGCTCCACAGTGACTCTCGTTAGCGGACGCAAGGATAAGGGTGGTGGTGGCGCCCCGGTCAGTAGCACTCCTGTGATGGTCCCTAATAAAACCGAACCCAAACCACAGGAAGGAGGGGTGTCTCCGGTGCCACACTACTCAAAAA GGTCGTCTAGTTGCAGAGGCCCAAATCAGGCCACGCCCAAAAAGAATGGGTTGAAGAACGGAGGTCATATGAAGAACAGAGACGATGAGTGTTTTGGAGACGGTATGGACGATGTTCCCGATGAGGACTTTGATTTTGAGGGGAACCTGGCGCTGTTCGACAAGGCTGCGGTGTTCTCGCAGATCGATTCGTCAGAACGCCGAGGCAACGGCGCGAGATCTCGAGGAACGCCTGGAGAGCAAACGCCATCACGATACCGGCACGACGAGAACATCCTAGAAGCCAAACCCGTCGTCTACAGACAGATCACGGTTCCACAGAATGGAACCAAAGAATATAGCACTG ACTCAGGGCTGGTGGTACCCAGCATCTCTTTCGAGTTGCACAAGCGTTTATTAGCTGCGGCAGAAAGTCATGGTCTCTCTCTGGAGCGCAGGCTTGAGATGACGGGCATATGTGCGAGTCAGATGGCCCTCACGCTACTTGGAGGCCCGAACAG ACTTACCCCAAAGAATGTACATCAGCGGCCCACGGTGGCCCTGCTGTGTGGACCACATGTCCAGGGCGCTCAGGGCATCAGCTGTGGCCGTCACTTGGCCAACCATGAAGTGGAGGTCATCCTTTTCCTGCCAAACTTCGTCAAGATGTTGGAGGCCATCACCAGCGAACTCGCACTTTTCGGGAAGACGGGAGGCAAACTGGTTTCTAATGTGAAAG ACTTGCCCGAGACGCCAGTTGACCTGGTCATAAACTGCCTGGATTCGCATGAAAACGGATTCTTGAGGGAGCAGCCCTGGTACAAGGCCGCCGCCGACTGGGCCAATCAGAACCGAGCCCCGGTACTGAGCATCGACCCTCCAGTAAGTGGACAGGCACATGCCGTGGAAGCAAAATGGTCACTTTCCCTGGGCCTCCCACTGCCTCTCTCCGAGGGGGCCGGCAGAGTCTACCTGTGTGACATCGGCATTCCCAGACAGGTGTTCCAGGAAGTGGGGATCAAATACCACTCCCCCTTCGGATGTAAATTTGTCATCCCGCTGCACTCCGAATAA
- the LOC128014535 gene encoding enhancer of mRNA-decapping protein 3 isoform X1, translated as MAADWVGCLVSIHCGATLGVYQGEVSSVDQTSQTISLRHPFHNGVKCTVPEVTFSAMDIKDLKILEIHKSSTEVPKQNGPDTSSTVTLVSGRKDKGGGGAPVSSTPVMVPNKTEPKPQEGGVSPVPHYSKSYGERHMDMAVQSKGFRRRHNSWSSSCRGPNQATPKKNGLKNGGHMKNRDDECFGDGMDDVPDEDFDFEGNLALFDKAAVFSQIDSSERRGNGARSRGTPGEQTPSRYRHDENILEAKPVVYRQITVPQNGTKEYSTDSGLVVPSISFELHKRLLAAAESHGLSLERRLEMTGICASQMALTLLGGPNRLTPKNVHQRPTVALLCGPHVQGAQGISCGRHLANHEVEVILFLPNFVKMLEAITSELALFGKTGGKLVSNVKDLPETPVDLVINCLDSHENGFLREQPWYKAAADWANQNRAPVLSIDPPVSGQAHAVEAKWSLSLGLPLPLSEGAGRVYLCDIGIPRQVFQEVGIKYHSPFGCKFVIPLHSE; from the exons ATGGCAGCAGACTGGGTTGGCTGTCTTGTTTCTATCCACTGTGGAGCAACTTTAGGAGTGTATCAAGGAGAAGTGTCTTCAGTAGATCAGACCAGCCAGACCATCTCTCTCAGACATCCCTTCCACAATGGAGTCAAGTGCACTGTGCCCGAGGTCACCTTCAG TGCCATGGACATTAAAGATCTCAAAATCCTGGAGATCCATAAGAGTTCCACTGAAGTCCCAAAGCAGAATGGTCCAGACACCAGCTCCACAGTGACTCTCGTTAGCGGACGCAAGGATAAGGGTGGTGGTGGCGCCCCGGTCAGTAGCACTCCTGTGATGGTCCCTAATAAAACCGAACCCAAACCACAGGAAGGAGGGGTGTCTCCGGTGCCACACTACTCAAAAAGTTACGGTGAACGTCACATGGACATGGCTGTCCAAAGTAAAGGCTTTAGACGAAGACACAACTCTT GGTCGTCTAGTTGCAGAGGCCCAAATCAGGCCACGCCCAAAAAGAATGGGTTGAAGAACGGAGGTCATATGAAGAACAGAGACGATGAGTGTTTTGGAGACGGTATGGACGATGTTCCCGATGAGGACTTTGATTTTGAGGGGAACCTGGCGCTGTTCGACAAGGCTGCGGTGTTCTCGCAGATCGATTCGTCAGAACGCCGAGGCAACGGCGCGAGATCTCGAGGAACGCCTGGAGAGCAAACGCCATCACGATACCGGCACGACGAGAACATCCTAGAAGCCAAACCCGTCGTCTACAGACAGATCACGGTTCCACAGAATGGAACCAAAGAATATAGCACTG ACTCAGGGCTGGTGGTACCCAGCATCTCTTTCGAGTTGCACAAGCGTTTATTAGCTGCGGCAGAAAGTCATGGTCTCTCTCTGGAGCGCAGGCTTGAGATGACGGGCATATGTGCGAGTCAGATGGCCCTCACGCTACTTGGAGGCCCGAACAG ACTTACCCCAAAGAATGTACATCAGCGGCCCACGGTGGCCCTGCTGTGTGGACCACATGTCCAGGGCGCTCAGGGCATCAGCTGTGGCCGTCACTTGGCCAACCATGAAGTGGAGGTCATCCTTTTCCTGCCAAACTTCGTCAAGATGTTGGAGGCCATCACCAGCGAACTCGCACTTTTCGGGAAGACGGGAGGCAAACTGGTTTCTAATGTGAAAG ACTTGCCCGAGACGCCAGTTGACCTGGTCATAAACTGCCTGGATTCGCATGAAAACGGATTCTTGAGGGAGCAGCCCTGGTACAAGGCCGCCGCCGACTGGGCCAATCAGAACCGAGCCCCGGTACTGAGCATCGACCCTCCAGTAAGTGGACAGGCACATGCCGTGGAAGCAAAATGGTCACTTTCCCTGGGCCTCCCACTGCCTCTCTCCGAGGGGGCCGGCAGAGTCTACCTGTGTGACATCGGCATTCCCAGACAGGTGTTCCAGGAAGTGGGGATCAAATACCACTCCCCCTTCGGATGTAAATTTGTCATCCCGCTGCACTCCGAATAA
- the kxd1 gene encoding kxDL motif-containing protein 1, whose amino-acid sequence MMEPTASGIFCNRMLSMVNSEDVNAIIQAQKHMLDRFEKTNEMLINFNGLSNVRLQQMNEHFLMHTRTLIEMKKDLDSIFRRIRTLKGKVAKQYPEAFCNINECSNLEDDDVDFEPVPPSVATTITTTATSEQSTESCDTSPDVISPTISCCSEDPSQEHTGTPTSDSHEQPVLRDEGPDSADI is encoded by the exons ATGATGGAGCCCACAGCTTCGGGAATATTCTGTAACAGGATGCTCAGTATGGTGAACTCTGAGGACGTGAACGCCATCATTCAAGCTCAGAAACACAT GCTGGACCGGTTTGAGAAGACCAATGAGATGCTGATCAACTTCAACGGTCTGTCCAATGTGCGCTTACAGCAGATGAATGAACACTTTCTGATGCACACCCGCACTTTAATAGAGATGAAGAAAGACTTGGACAGCATTTTCAGACGAATAAG GACTTTAAAAGGCAAGGTTGCAAAACAATATCCAGAGGCCTTCTGCA ACATTAATGAATGTTCAAACCTGGAGGATGATGATGTAGACTTTGAGCCCGTTCCTCCCAGTGTGGCCACCACCATCACTACCACTGCGACGTCCGAACAGAGCACAGAGTCATGTGACACAAGCCCTGATGTGATCTCGCCCACCATCAGCTGCTGTTCTGAAGACCCGTCTCAAGAGCACACCGGCACACCCACCTCTGACAGCCACGAACAGCCAGTGTTACGGGACGAGGGGCCGGATTCAGCTGACATTTAG